The following are encoded together in the Pseudodesulfovibrio indicus genome:
- a CDS encoding transglutaminase-like cysteine peptidase has product MPGRGIYRTIVVTLCAASIVATLGWAGTAHAASPDKRQLLGTLEFKGSLSKLPKWTRVLDKMKAWKGYFNDAATASHPSKQAWNTLKASLKDASELDKLKAVTKFFNKWPYRLDKANWGVSEYWATPWEFLKKSGDCEDYSIAKFYGLQELGFSGDQMRIVAVKDAIRGIGHAVLAVYATDDIYILDNQTVMVLSHEKYKHYIPQYSVNEKYRWMHVAPKKQTTYEKK; this is encoded by the coding sequence ATGCCTGGCCGGGGGATATACAGGACGATCGTGGTCACGCTCTGCGCGGCCTCCATCGTCGCAACCCTCGGCTGGGCCGGGACGGCCCACGCCGCCTCGCCGGACAAGCGCCAGCTCCTCGGGACCCTGGAGTTCAAGGGCAGCCTCAGCAAGCTGCCCAAGTGGACCCGCGTGCTCGACAAGATGAAGGCGTGGAAGGGATACTTCAACGACGCCGCCACCGCCAGCCATCCCTCCAAGCAGGCCTGGAACACCCTCAAGGCGTCCCTCAAGGACGCTTCGGAGCTCGACAAGCTCAAGGCGGTGACCAAGTTTTTCAACAAGTGGCCGTACCGGCTGGACAAGGCCAATTGGGGCGTCAGCGAGTACTGGGCCACCCCGTGGGAGTTCCTCAAGAAGTCCGGTGACTGCGAGGACTATTCCATAGCCAAGTTCTACGGCTTGCAGGAGCTGGGGTTCTCCGGCGACCAGATGCGCATCGTGGCCGTCAAGGACGCCATTCGCGGCATCGGCCACGCCGTCCTTGCGGTCTATGCAACGGACGACATCTATATTCTCGACAACCAGACCGTCATGGTCCTCTCCCACGAGAAGTACAAGCATTACATCCCGCAGTACTCGGTCAACGAGAAGTACCGCTGGATGCACGTGGCGCCCAAGAAGCAGACCACGTACGAGAAGAAATAG
- a CDS encoding HD domain-containing phosphohydrolase, whose translation MAENITPTAAIPKSIGGAGQGVKIGVVLAFVLVISAGIVLLASRAVRDKEAGVLENQQKRFQLLTQGRTEVIASWLENLSHQGDRLIKSDLFRLYASEVDTYAGDLSNLFGAIHSDQAVEGDGMILADQLPMMENMLREFSTYAGFLNARILSRKGEAYIATDGHLPPMNEEQIALALAAIKENGPQYSTLRKTAQGLEMDVFVPVYPPDPVGGTDETTQGAVGALMMTRQVSGEITELLSNSPLAVKGEKTRLMQKAGPGYREITPWTLEGFVDVNFPIKVDDQGHIPFGIRPSIEDDDAQVFSLGVRIPGPAWWLVQEINYDDAMKPIVDFNRTVYIVAGLGILTALLIAGLAWWILTGVQSQRIAEQFRALATKIEEQKAFIDSINANIDEFIVLKDTQGKFTYVNDAFAKAAGRPKEELIGMDTAAVFGFDTAKRLETIDEVVIRENRKMTINEPIFIRSQRHQFQVSKSPYCGVDNSCQGIVEVYRDVTEFVAAQEKNKRLIKNAMEALGSTIEAADPYLGGHTKLLAGLSVEVAKVMNLSEMDIAEIETAANLSQIGKMFVPNEILTKPGRLTDEEMATMEEHVEHAYRILKDIDIAEGVLKAIYQMNERLDGSGYPKKLKEDEIIMLARILSVLNVFCAMIRPRAYRGAKDPAQALDILSSESSKFDSVVVKALAEVIKTPAAEKLLGAKE comes from the coding sequence ATGGCTGAAAACATCACACCGACCGCAGCGATCCCGAAGTCGATCGGGGGAGCCGGGCAGGGCGTCAAGATCGGCGTCGTCCTGGCGTTCGTGCTGGTCATCTCGGCGGGCATCGTCCTCCTCGCCTCCAGGGCGGTTCGGGACAAGGAAGCCGGGGTGCTCGAAAACCAGCAGAAACGATTTCAACTGCTGACCCAGGGCAGGACCGAGGTCATCGCTTCCTGGCTGGAGAACCTTTCCCACCAGGGCGACCGGCTGATCAAGTCCGACCTCTTCCGGCTCTACGCCTCCGAGGTGGACACCTATGCCGGAGACCTGTCCAACCTGTTCGGGGCCATCCATTCGGACCAGGCCGTCGAGGGCGACGGCATGATCCTGGCCGACCAACTGCCCATGATGGAGAACATGCTCCGCGAGTTCTCCACCTACGCGGGCTTTCTCAACGCGCGCATCCTGAGCCGCAAGGGTGAGGCGTACATCGCCACCGACGGCCATCTGCCCCCCATGAACGAGGAGCAGATCGCCCTGGCCCTGGCCGCGATCAAGGAGAACGGGCCGCAGTACTCGACCCTGCGCAAGACCGCGCAGGGCCTTGAGATGGACGTGTTCGTGCCGGTCTATCCGCCGGACCCGGTCGGCGGCACGGACGAGACCACCCAGGGGGCCGTGGGCGCCCTGATGATGACCCGCCAGGTCTCCGGCGAGATCACCGAGCTCCTCTCGAACTCGCCGCTGGCCGTCAAGGGCGAGAAGACCCGGCTCATGCAGAAGGCGGGTCCGGGCTACCGCGAGATCACGCCGTGGACGCTGGAAGGGTTCGTGGACGTCAATTTCCCCATCAAGGTGGATGACCAGGGCCACATCCCGTTCGGCATCCGCCCGTCCATCGAGGACGACGATGCCCAGGTGTTCTCTCTGGGCGTGCGCATACCGGGACCGGCCTGGTGGCTGGTCCAGGAGATCAACTACGACGACGCCATGAAGCCCATTGTGGACTTCAACCGCACTGTCTACATCGTGGCCGGTCTGGGCATCCTGACCGCGCTGCTCATCGCCGGGCTGGCCTGGTGGATTCTGACCGGCGTGCAGAGCCAGCGCATCGCCGAGCAGTTCCGCGCCCTGGCCACCAAGATCGAGGAGCAGAAGGCGTTCATCGACTCCATCAACGCGAACATCGACGAGTTCATCGTCCTCAAGGACACCCAAGGCAAGTTCACCTATGTGAACGACGCCTTCGCCAAGGCGGCGGGGCGGCCCAAGGAGGAGCTCATCGGTATGGACACCGCCGCGGTCTTCGGTTTCGACACCGCCAAGCGGCTGGAAACCATTGACGAGGTGGTCATCCGCGAGAACCGCAAGATGACCATCAACGAGCCGATCTTCATCCGTTCCCAGCGCCACCAGTTCCAGGTCTCCAAATCGCCCTACTGCGGTGTGGACAACTCCTGCCAGGGCATTGTCGAGGTCTACCGCGACGTGACCGAGTTCGTGGCCGCCCAGGAAAAGAACAAGCGGCTCATCAAGAACGCCATGGAAGCCCTTGGCTCGACCATCGAGGCGGCGGACCCGTACCTCGGCGGCCACACCAAATTGCTGGCGGGATTGTCCGTGGAGGTGGCCAAGGTCATGAACCTCTCGGAGATGGACATCGCCGAGATCGAGACCGCAGCCAACCTGTCCCAGATCGGCAAGATGTTCGTGCCCAACGAGATCCTGACCAAGCCGGGCCGGTTGACCGACGAGGAGATGGCGACCATGGAGGAGCACGTGGAGCATGCCTACCGCATCCTCAAGGACATCGACATCGCCGAGGGCGTGCTCAAGGCCATCTATCAGATGAACGAGCGCCTCGACGGCTCCGGCTATCCCAAGAAGCTCAAGGAAGACGAGATCATCATGCTGGCTCGCATCCTGTCGGTGCTGAACGTGTTCTGCGCCATGATCCGCCCCCGCGCCTACCGTGGAGCCAAGGACCCGGCACAGGCCCTGGACATCCTGTCCAGCGAGTCGTCCAAGTTCGACTCCGTCGTGGTCAAGGCCCTGGCCGAGGTCATCAAGACCCCTGCCGCAGAGAAGCTCCTCGGCGCAAAGGAATAG
- a CDS encoding TolC family outer membrane protein: protein MKKLVLAILTLSILFSVPAFAQNGTMTIKDSVVAAVKQHPQIKSLLNNRDAVDKAQLSALGRFFPSLDLGGSYGTQQYSSANTRANRTEKHWRNVTEASATLTQNLFDGFDRWHDYKREGFRLTSAEGRLLDNVETVGLDAVRAHIDVVRLRKLVGLAEENIAAHQRLLDSITERVEGGAGNRADEMQAKGRVARAETTLVTYTGELRTAEADYTRTVGAAPNVLAEPEYKPDYIPPKADQILDLTMENNPKIAVYKAEIEVAEQTKQQLMSTYYPNIDAFASTRHTDNLDGVDSYVQDNKVMLRASWNIFNGLSDYNDVRTATARVREAQDNLQNTSDDLVRQVATAWAEYESSLNQIVKYQEALQYSIESLDMYLMQFNVGQRSLLDVLDATNEVFSNKVQLETATMNRDFTVYKFLALEGQLMKTLDVAAANYDTMAESK from the coding sequence ATGAAAAAATTAGTTCTCGCAATTCTTACCCTGTCCATTCTGTTCTCGGTGCCCGCGTTCGCCCAGAACGGGACGATGACCATCAAGGACAGCGTGGTCGCTGCCGTGAAGCAGCATCCGCAAATCAAATCGCTCCTGAACAACAGGGACGCCGTGGACAAGGCGCAGCTTTCCGCCCTGGGCCGCTTCTTCCCGTCTCTTGACCTCGGCGGCTCCTACGGCACTCAGCAGTACAGCAGCGCCAACACCCGCGCCAACCGCACCGAAAAGCACTGGCGCAACGTCACCGAGGCTTCCGCCACGCTGACTCAGAATCTTTTTGACGGCTTCGACCGCTGGCACGACTACAAGCGTGAAGGCTTCCGCCTGACCTCGGCCGAAGGCCGCCTGCTGGACAACGTCGAGACCGTCGGTCTGGACGCCGTCCGCGCCCACATTGACGTGGTCCGCCTTCGCAAGCTGGTCGGACTGGCTGAAGAGAACATTGCCGCTCACCAGCGCCTGCTCGACTCCATCACCGAGCGCGTCGAAGGCGGCGCCGGAAACCGCGCCGACGAGATGCAGGCCAAGGGCCGCGTCGCCCGCGCCGAGACCACCCTGGTCACCTACACCGGCGAGCTGCGCACCGCCGAGGCCGACTACACCCGCACCGTGGGTGCAGCCCCGAACGTCCTGGCCGAGCCCGAGTACAAGCCCGACTACATTCCGCCCAAGGCCGACCAGATTCTCGATCTGACCATGGAGAACAACCCGAAGATCGCCGTGTACAAGGCCGAGATCGAGGTTGCCGAGCAGACCAAGCAGCAGCTGATGTCCACCTACTACCCGAATATCGACGCCTTCGCGTCCACCCGCCACACCGACAACCTGGACGGCGTGGACTCCTACGTGCAGGACAACAAGGTCATGCTGCGGGCCAGCTGGAACATCTTCAACGGCCTGAGCGACTACAATGATGTCCGCACCGCCACCGCCCGCGTTCGCGAGGCGCAGGACAACCTGCAGAACACCTCCGACGACCTGGTTCGCCAGGTTGCCACCGCCTGGGCCGAGTACGAGTCCAGCCTGAACCAGATCGTCAAGTACCAGGAAGCCCTGCAGTACAGCATCGAATCCCTGGATATGTACCTGATGCAGTTCAACGTCGGTCAGCGCTCCCTGCTGGACGTGCTTGACGCCACCAACGAGGTGTTCTCCAACAAGGTGCAGCTCGAGACCGCCACCATGAACCGCGACTTCACCGTCTACAAGTTCCTGGCCCTGGAAGGTCAGCTGATGAAGACCCTGGACGTCGCCGCCGCCAACTACGACACGATGGCGGAATCCAAGTAA